From Daucus carota subsp. sativus chromosome 6, DH1 v3.0, whole genome shotgun sequence, the proteins below share one genomic window:
- the LOC135147364 gene encoding uncharacterized protein LOC135147364 isoform X3, producing the protein MLLTSQVRKMLMVPEMKDMLEKHADEVESEEGTSSEGSECGGYDDEEETGDDDNDSEEDCKKPSSSKDWEQSDDDKFDTDLEIEGSRTGNKENSVDDDDEDAEDDEHHVFEAHKKLTGIKQKQMILSDPNLV; encoded by the coding sequence ATGCTGCTGACGAGTCAAGTGAGGAAGATGTTGATGGTTCCAGAAATGAAGGATATGTTGGAAAAACATGCGGATGAAGTTGAGAGTGAAGAAGGTACCTCTTCCGAGGGCTCAGAGTGTGGTGGgtatgatgatgaagaagaaactGGGGATGATGATAATGACAGTGAAGAAGATTGCAaaaagccttcatcttcaaaGGACTGGGAACAAAGTGATGATGACAAGTTTGATACAGATTTGGAAATTGAAGGTAGCAGAACAGGAAATAAAGAAAAtagtgttgatgatgatgacgagGACGCTGAAGATGATGAGCACCATGTATTTGAAGCCCACAAAAAGTTGACAGGAATCAAGCAAAAGCAAATGATTCTGTCAGATCCTAATCTTGTTTGA
- the LOC108224390 gene encoding tetrahydroberberine oxidase: MHSSWVLLLAFLPVFITFSWPASAEVASQNFVQCLSRSSLNPDTTSSVTFTPSNSSFTSILNARIDNLLFATPATPKPQVIVTPAQESQIQAAILCARKNALSIRFRGGGHDFEGQSYRATEPFVLLDMINFRQVNIDLTSSTAWVGAGLTLGELYYRISEKSSTLGFPAGLWSTVGVSGFLGGGGYGMMKRKYGLAADNTLDARFIDVNGQIHNRKSMGEDLFWAIRGGGVSSFGIVVSWKIQLVPVPETVTIFAAARTLEQNGAELFRRWQSVAPNFDERDLDVRSVVDTLLSNSSAREDKKTVRFVFQSLFLGKIDRLLPIMQKEFPELGLVREDCVELSWIRSAPFFSNFTLGTPPEILLDRNAIPRSAYKGKSGFVRVPISAQGLTGVWDRMLRLPVQTAVLQFTPFGGKMDEYTESSLPFPHRPGVLYMYNLGINLDEDATERLNWIDELFIYYAPYGTNSPRTSYVNYLDLDIGQGSRTYAEASVWGRKYFGNNFDRLLRVKAAVDPANFFRHGQSIPVFRK, encoded by the coding sequence ATGCATTCTTCTTGGGTTCTTTTGTTAGCTTTTCTTCCTGTTTTTATAACTTTTTCGTGGCCAGCTTCTGCAGAAGTGGCTAGCCAGAATTTTGTTCAATGTCTTTCTCGTTCTTCTCTAAACCCGGATACAACTTCTAGTGTCACATTCACCCCGAGTAACTCTTCCTTTACGTCGATTCTAAATGCCCGAATAGACAACTTGTTGTTCGCCACACCAGCAACACCGAAACCTCAAGTCATTGTCACACCCGCTCAAGAATCGCAGATCCAAGCTGCGATTCTGTGCGCACGTAAAAACGCCTTGTCGATCAGGTTCCGAGGAGGCGGTCATGACTTCGAGGGCCAATCATATCGAGCAACAGAGCCTTTCGTGTTGCTCGATATGATTAATTTTCGACAAGTGAATATCGACTTAACAAGTTCAACCGCGTGGGTTGGCGCGGGCCTAACACTAGGCGAACTTTACTACCGAATTTCGGAGAAGAGTTCGACACTCGGATTTCCTGCTGGCCTTTGGTCTACAGTTGGCGTCAGCGGATTTCTCGGAGGAGGAGGCTACGGCATGATGAAACGAAAGTATGGTCTTGCTGCGGATAACACGCTTGATGCTCGTTTCATCGATGTAAATGGCCAAATTCACAATAGGAAATCGATGGGAGAAGATTTGTTTTGGGCTATTCGGGGAGGTGGAGTGTCTAGTTTCGGAATTGTTGTTTCCTGGAAAATACAACTTGTTCCTGTCCCCGAAACCGTGACGATTTTTGCAGCTGCGAGAACATTGGAACAGAACGGGGCAGAGCTTTTTCGACGCTGGCAATCAGTGGCTCCGAATTTCGACGAAAGAGATCTTGACGTTCGAAGTGTAGTTGACACATTACTAAGCAATTCGAGTGCTCGCGAAGATAAGAAAACAGTACGGTTCGTATTTCAATCCTTGTTTCTTGGTAAAATTGATAGACTGCTTCCGATCATGCAAAAGGAATTTCCCGAATTAGGCTTGGTTAGAGAAGATTGCGTCGAGCTGAGTTGGATTCGGTCTGCCCCATTCTTCTCAAATTTCACACTCGGAACGCCTCCAGAAATCCTGCTGGACAGGAACGCGATTCCACGGAGTGCTTACAAGGGAAAATCAGGGTTCGTGAGGGTGCCGATTTCTGCACAAGGCCTCACCGGCGTCTGGGACAGGATGCTACGGCTTCCTGTTCAGACAGCAGTTCTGCAATTTACGCCATTTGGAGGGAAAATGGATGAATATACGGAGTCCTCACTTCCATTTCCACATCGTCCTGGTGTCTTGTACATGTACAACCTTGGAATCAATCTCGACGAGGATGCTACAGAACGCCTCAACTGGATCGATGAATTGTTCATCTACTATGCACCTTATGGTACGAATAGTCCAAGGACTTCGTACGTGAATTATCTTGATCTTGATATTGGACAAGGTAGTCGGACTTATGCAGAAGCAAGCGTCTGGGGCAGAAAATATTTTGGTAACAATTTCGACAGATTGCTGAGAGTGAAGGCTGCTGTTGATCCTGCAAATTTCTTCAGGCATGGCCAAAGTATTCCTGTTTTTCGCAAATGA
- the LOC108224811 gene encoding uncharacterized protein LOC108224811, translated as MEMSSSSKHPLGVSQDKADVKKQKLDELTKEIPPREERLKLFMDTFKNRAYLEQDEDENEVLSDGTHPMTFRDIASLELDLYETDGFDVQDYSHVGDASVILTCYDPEANINRGAFYLPEMIECAEQAINQYNGEKGKHFGDVHVIKVNVEAVCPYRYYLTFEAHDATEDITETFEAKVDIHIPITERTVDFVRIRQPPRFYCP; from the exons ATGGAGATGAGCAGCAGCAGCAAGCATCCTCTTGGGGTTTCACAAGACAAGGCGGATGTTAAAAAACAGAAACTGGATGAGCTGACCAAAGAGATACCTCCAAGAGAAGAACGATTGAAGTTGTTTATGGACACTTTTAAAAACAGGGCTTATCTCGAACAGGATGAAGATGAGAATGAAGTCTTGTCTGATGGTACTCATCCTATGACTTTTCGAGACATCGCCAGTCTCGAACTTGATTTGTATGAGACAGAT GGATTTGATGTCCAAGACTATTCGCATGTGGGTGATGCTAGTGTGATCCTTACTTGTTACGACCCGGAAGCGAATATCAACAGAGGTGCCTTCTATTTACCTGAAATGATCGAGTGTGCTGAACAAGCCATTAATCAGTATAATGGcgaaaag GGTAAACACTTCGGAGACGTGCATGTGATCAAGGTAAACGTTGAGGCTGTTTGTCCATATAGGTACTATCTCACATTTGAAGCCCACGATGCAACTGAAGACATCACTGAAACTTTTGAAGCTAAAGTTGATATCCATATCCCTATTACCGAGAGAACTGTTGATTTTGTTCGGATCAGGCAGCCTCCTCGCTTTTATTGCCCttga
- the LOC108224392 gene encoding E3 ubiquitin-protein ligase ATL6, whose protein sequence is MDFLYFSVICFIFSAISIVNGQNSPGTPTDPYGYAKFSPSMAIIIAVLITALFFMGFFSIYVRRWSQSGSGGSVRATLSMRARRAAAARGLDATAIDALPTLAYAEVKDLHIGKGALECAVCLNEFEDDETLRLLPKCDHVFHLECIDMWLASHTTCPVCRADLAAEPVEAVAVADDVLPVSESANEVDNVVEPQEVRVTIEHDESQERPTNGLLEMPKPDVMKRAGSVRVNRPPRSGSVRSGSVRSKLFGIENIFPRSHSTGHSLVQPSLVQPGENMDRYTLRLPEELRNEIIKRSLNRTGSIVGEGSVKKGNKNEEGSSRGKTIKRLGSLERVGKSDRWNFARMPSFLTRALSTRSKVVAGDGEPSTSAQPGGNDGSVKGKTSDPAKLPV, encoded by the coding sequence atggattttttatatttttcggtgatttgttttattttttcggCGATTTCGATTGTCAATGGGCAGAATTCCCCGGGGACGCCGACGGACCCGTATGGCTACGCGAAGTTTAGCCCTTCTATGGCTATTATTATTGCGGTTCTGATTACGGCTTTATTTTTCATGGGATTTTTTTCTATTTACGTGCGGAGGTGGTCACAATCTGGCTCCGGCGGGAGTGTTCGAGCTACGCTATCCATGCGTGCTCGACGCGCGGCAGCCGCGCGCGGGCTCGACGCGACGGCTATCGATGCGCTCCCGACACTGGCGTATGCCGAAGTGAAGGACTTGCATATCGGGAAAGGCGCGTTGGAGTGCGCGGTTTGTTTGAATGAATTCGAAGATGATGAGACGTTAAGGTTGCTTCCGAAATGTGATCACGTGTTTCATCTCGAATGTATTGATATGTGGCTGGCTTCGCATACTACGTGCCCGGTTTGTCGGGCTGATCTTGCGGCTGAACCGGTTGAGGCGGTCGCGGTGGCGGATGATGTGTTGCCGGTTTCGGAGTCGGCTAATGAGGTTGATAATGTGGTTGAGCCGCAAGAAGTTCGTGTTACTATTGAGCATGATGAAAGTCAAGAAAGGCCTACTAATGGTTTGCTTGAGATGCCTAAACCGGATGTGATGAAGAGAGCCGGTAGTGTGAGAGTGAACCGGCCTCCGAGATCGGGTTCGGTGCGGTCTGGTTCGGTCCGGTCTAAACTGTTTGGGATTGAAAATATATTCCCTCGGTCTCACTCAACCGGTCATTCATTAGTCCAACCATCTTTGGTTCAACCGGGTGAGAATATGGACCGGTACACATTACGGTTACCTGAGGAGCTaaggaatgaaattattaaaCGTTCATTGAACCGAACCGGGAGCATTGTTGGAGAGGGAAGTGTCAAAAAGGGTAACAAAAATGAAGAAGGCTCAAGTAGAGGAAAAACCATTAAACGGCTCGGGAGTCTCGAACGGGTGGGAAAATCGGACCGGTGGAACTTTGCTCGAATGCCATCGTTCTTAACGAGAGCATTGTCGACGAGGTCGAAGGTGGTGGCAGGCGACGGAGAGCCATCTACATCTGCTCAACCGGGCGGCAATGACGGTTCAGTAAAAGGAAAAACCTCTGACCCGGCCAAACTCCCGGTTTAA
- the LOC135147364 gene encoding uncharacterized protein LOC135147364 isoform X1 gives MFELMMYARKSSRSICMLLTSQVRKMLMVPEMKDMLEKHADEVESEEGTSSEGSECGGYDDEEETGDDDNDSEEDCKKPSSSKDWEQSDDDKFDTDLEIEGSRTGNKENSVDDDDEDAEDDEHHVFEAHKKLTGIKQKQMILSDPNLV, from the exons ATGTTCGAATTAATGATGTATGCCCG GAAGAGCTCCAGAAGCATATGCATGCTGCTGACGAGTCAAGTGAGGAAGATGTTGATGGTTCCAGAAATGAAGGATATGTTGGAAAAACATGCGGATGAAGTTGAGAGTGAAGAAGGTACCTCTTCCGAGGGCTCAGAGTGTGGTGGgtatgatgatgaagaagaaactGGGGATGATGATAATGACAGTGAAGAAGATTGCAaaaagccttcatcttcaaaGGACTGGGAACAAAGTGATGATGACAAGTTTGATACAGATTTGGAAATTGAAGGTAGCAGAACAGGAAATAAAGAAAAtagtgttgatgatgatgacgagGACGCTGAAGATGATGAGCACCATGTATTTGAAGCCCACAAAAAGTTGACAGGAATCAAGCAAAAGCAAATGATTCTGTCAGATCCTAATCTTGTTTGA
- the LOC135147364 gene encoding uncharacterized protein LOC135147364 isoform X2 yields MKSSRSICMLLTSQVRKMLMVPEMKDMLEKHADEVESEEGTSSEGSECGGYDDEEETGDDDNDSEEDCKKPSSSKDWEQSDDDKFDTDLEIEGSRTGNKENSVDDDDEDAEDDEHHVFEAHKKLTGIKQKQMILSDPNLV; encoded by the exons AT GAAGAGCTCCAGAAGCATATGCATGCTGCTGACGAGTCAAGTGAGGAAGATGTTGATGGTTCCAGAAATGAAGGATATGTTGGAAAAACATGCGGATGAAGTTGAGAGTGAAGAAGGTACCTCTTCCGAGGGCTCAGAGTGTGGTGGgtatgatgatgaagaagaaactGGGGATGATGATAATGACAGTGAAGAAGATTGCAaaaagccttcatcttcaaaGGACTGGGAACAAAGTGATGATGACAAGTTTGATACAGATTTGGAAATTGAAGGTAGCAGAACAGGAAATAAAGAAAAtagtgttgatgatgatgacgagGACGCTGAAGATGATGAGCACCATGTATTTGAAGCCCACAAAAAGTTGACAGGAATCAAGCAAAAGCAAATGATTCTGTCAGATCCTAATCTTGTTTGA